In Bacillus weihaiensis, the genomic stretch AGATAAATCAGTGCGTACATATAGTCGTTACGATAAGGTGCCAGGCACTTCTGTCCCAGCCTCTTCGTTTATTCAGCTTTTCTTCTCATTCTTTATAAGCTTTCTTTCGATCAACTCGACTCCTTGATACATTAAGGTAGCAAAAAATGCGATGATCAGTAAGCTGAGTAATACGAGTGAGAAATTAAACACTTGGAAGCCATATATAATCATATAGCCTAACCCTTTAGCTGAAACAAGAAACTCTCCCACAATTACTCCAACCCATGACAATCCAACATTTACTTTTAATGTTGAGACAATTGTGGGGTAGCAAGCAGGTAATATAGCTTCTTTGAATATTTGTTGTTTAGGAGCACCAAAGGTTTTAAGAACTTTTATATAATTTGAATCTACTTCCTCAAAAGAAGTATAAACAACAATGGTTGTAATGATCACAGAAATTATTGTACCCATTGCGATAATTGAAACAAAACCTGGTCCAAGAGCTACGATTAAGATTGGTCCAAGTGCAACCTTAGGCATAGCATTTAAGATCACGAGATATGGATCAAGAATGTTAGATAGCTTTGGGGACCACCATAGGATACCAGCAAGAATGGTGCCTAATAATGTTCCTAATAGAAAGCCTAGAACGGTTTCAAACAATGTAACACCTATATGAGAGAGTAAAGTTCCATCAGATAATTTGGTTAAAAATAGTTCCCATATCTTAGAGGGATAACTAAAGAGTAAGGGGTCAATCCATTCTCGTTGACCGGCAATTTCCCATAAACCAATGAAGCAAATGAAAATGAGCACTTGATAGAAACGAACCCACCTTTTCTCTCTTTTTAAACCAGACAAATATTGGTGATGAAGGAGATGAATCGATTCATGTTGTTTCATGTTGATCTAACTCCTTCCATATTTTTTGGAATAAAGGGGTGTAAGCTGGGTGCTGTCTTGCCTGGAAAGGAGGCAACTCTCTTATTTCAGCGGGAATGTCATATGTTCTAACCATTCGGCCTGGATTAGCTTGAAAGATGAAAATGCGGTCGCTCATAGCGATAGCTTCACCAATATCATGAGTGACGAGCAAGGCTGTTTTGTTATATTCTTTCAGTGTTTCTACTACTAAATCTTCTAATTTCAACTTCGTCTGGTAATCTAGTGCTGAAAAGGGTTCGTCAAGAAGTAAGATTTTAGGATTTGTCGCAAGAGTCCGAACTAAAGCTGCTCTTTGGCGCATTCCACCAGATAATTGGGAGGGATAGAGTTTTTCAACCTGGGTTAACCCCATTTCGTTCAGTAGTTCTAACGTTTTTTTTACCGTCTCAGGAGTCTTTTGACCTGTAATCTTTAGTCCTAGCGTGACATTCTCATCAATAGTCTTCCAAGGGAAAAGATAGTCTTGTTGGAGCATATAGCCAATCATTGGATCTGGTTTAGTAATAGGTTTATTTCCGATTATGACGCTTCCCTCTATAGGTTGGATTAACCCAGCGATGATAGATAAGAGTGTTGTTTTTCCACAACCACTTGGACCGAGAAACGAGACAAATTCTCCTTCTGTCACTTTTAGACTTACATCCTCCAGTGCGACCGTCGCTGAATCCTTCGTGAGATAAATGTGATGTACATTTTTAACTGTTAAAAATGACATGATTTTTGCCTCCTTACTTTTTCATCACGTCTTTTGCATATGTTGTGTTTACTAATGTGTCGTAATCAATCCGTGTAGGTAACTCACCAGCTTCATCCATAATGTTCTGAAGATTATTCCATTCTTCTTCTTCCAAAATAGGATCTGTTGAAAATGAACCTTGCTCTTTATAACGTGCGACAACTGTTTCAATTAACTCAATTTCTGTATCTTCAAATTGAGGGGCGATAGACTGAGCAATTTTTGAAACCTCATTTTCTTCAACCCATTGCTGAGCTTTATAAATAGCGGCAGTGAATTTTTTCGCAGCCTCATCATTTTCTTTTAGGAAGCTTTCTTTAGCCATAAAGGTTGTATACGGTACATGGCCAGATTCTGTTCCGAAGGACGCCACGATGTAACCCGTTCCTTCTTTTTCAAAAATACTTGCTGTTGGTTCAAATAGCTGAACATAATCACCATTACCTGAAGCAAAGGCACTAGGGATATTGGCAAAATCAATGTTTTGAATGAGCTCTAAATCATTCGTTGGATCAATTCCATTTTGTTTTAAAACAAATTCTCCGACCATTTGTGGCATGCCACCTTTTCTTTGGCCTAAAAAGGTTCTTCCTTCAAGCTGATCCCATTCAAAGTTATCCATTTTCTCTCTACTGACGAGAAATGTTCCATCTGTTTGTGTTAATTGTGCAAAGTTGATGACTGGATCTTTAGACCCCTGTGCTTCCACATAGATTGATGTTTCAGAGCCTACAAGTGCAATGTCAGCCCCATCTGATAAGAGTGCCGTCATTGTTTTATCCCCACCCCATGTTGTGGTTAATTCAACATCAAGTCCTTCTTCTTTAAAAAAGCCTTCTTCCATGGCAACATATAAGGGAGCGTAAAAAATCGAATGAGTGACTTCCGCTAATTTTAAGTTTTGTATCTTATTCTGGTTACAAGCAGATAACGATAATAAAATAAGGAACGATGTGCAGACTAAAATAAACCATTTTTTCATACCATTTACCTCCTGATGCTCTGCATCGTTTTTTTGTTTGATTTAGTGAAAATTTAGTGAATCAACGAAATATAAGGGGGAGTTTTAGTTGTTGTAAAAATATAGAAATTCATATATTCTTCCTCAATGTATGAAATTACTAAGAATCTATATGGGATATATTATGAGTTTTTTAGAAAATGTGTGAATGCCTAAGCCTAAAAATTGACCAGGTTTCGCTTGGGTGGGCGTTTAGTGATGTAAGTAGAATTTTTTACTTAGTGCATTGATTCTTTCAACGTAGGTAAAAATTTCCGTAGTTTCTATTCGTTTTATGCTTGTCACCGGAAAGGCGGGCATTTAGCGTTTATCTTATCTTATAAGGGTATAATAAAGAAAATGTATGGAGAGAGAGTGTTGAAGATGAACGGTCAACTTATTAGTAAAACGATCTTCCCATCGCCAAATCCTAAGGTGCGATTGTGGATTGTGACATATAGTTCGAATGGTTTGAAAATTAAGGGGCTTTTGGCAGAACCGGTCGAGACAGGTATGTATGACGGGTTTCTTTATTTAAGAGGTGGAATAAAAAGCGTAGGCATGGTCAGGGTAGGGAGAATCACTCAATTTGCCTCAGAGGGTTTTGTTGTCATGGCACCCTTCTATCGCGGAAATCAAGGTGGAGAAGGTAATGAAGACTTTGCAGGGGAAGACCGACAGGATGCCATCTCAGCTAAGGAAATCTTAAAAAATCATCCGCAGGTACATGCTGGTCGGATCCATGTATTTGGCTTTTCTAGAGGCGGAGTGATGGCGTTATTAACAGGGGTTCATTGTAAAGAAGTAAAATCGATTGTCACATGGGGTGGTGTGTCAGATATGTTTCTAACCTATGTGGAGAGAGAAGATTTGCGTAGAATGATGAAGAGGGTGATAGGGGGAAGTCCTACTAAATTTCCAGATCGTTATGTGTGGCGAACACCTTTATATCACCTAGAACAAGTGCAGGCACCTGTACTGATTATTCATGGTGTAAAGGACAAGAATGTGTCAGTGGAACATGCCTATCGACTTGAAAAGAGGTTAAACGAACTAAATAAACCTGTTGAAAGTTGGTATTTCCATGATTATACACACTATTTCCCGCCTGCTATAAACAGAGAGACGTTGCATCGACTTTGTTCATGGATGAAAAAACAATAATCTATTTTTCTAAAAGTGGACAAAATGGTATGATGAAGATAAATATATGTTACTTTAAGGAGGTTTTCTTATGGGAATGCCTGTTGAATTTAATACAATTATTGTTACGAAGGCGAAAGAGCAACGTATTGCGGAAAATACATTTGAATTATTAAAAGATGGATATCGTATTTATCCGATTGATATTCCTGTTGAAGTTAGAAAGACAAAAACAGGAGAGGTTACTGGGGAAGCGGTTGTTGAGAAGCTCCAGTTAACAGAAAATCAAACAATTATTACATATAAACTAATTCAGTTAAATTCAACAAACTGATTGGTGAGAACAAATCATTTTCACAAGAAATAGCCCCTCGAAAACAGTTCCCTTGTTTTTTGAGGGGTTACTTTTTGGTTTAGGAAATGATAAAATGCATCGTTTGTGGATAAGTGCTTCGACTTCCAGCTTCAGCAGTCTGACTTTTTGAAGGGAAAGAGCAGGTGCTTAACCACGAAGTTAAATTTTTATGACATCATACCTGTATAAAGTTAAGATTGAAGAGGTCCACCTAATTTTGCAATAGTAGGGGAGACGTCGCTGAATTTACTAAAATTATTTTTAAATTGGGTAGCTAATTCCTTAGCTTTTCCTAAGTAATCTTCATATGAAGCCCATGTTTGGTTTGGCTGAAGAACATCATCTGGAACTCCAGGGACATGAATTGGAATGTTCAACCCAAATACTTCATCTTGAATTGTTTCGATGTTATCAAGATCTCCTTCAACGGCAGCCTGAACCATCGCTCGTGTATATTTCAGTTTCATTCGTTTGCCTGTGCCATACTCTCCTCCGGTCCATCCTGTATTCACAAGAAAAACCTGTACCTCATGCTCATCAATTTTTTGCCCTAGCATACTTGCATAAATAGTAGCAGGTAATGGAAGGAAGGGTGAACCAAAACAGGTTGAGAACGTTGCCTCAGGAGCTGTCACACCTCTTTCAGTTCCAGCTAGTTTACTTGTATAGCCACTTAGAAAGTGATACATGGCTTGCTCTCTTGTTAGTTTACTAATCGGAGGAAGAACTCCAAAAGCGTCTGCAGTTAAAAAGACAATGGTTTGGGGGTGCCCTGCAATGCTTGGAATAATTACCTTGTCTATTGCTGACAGAGAATAGGCAGCACGAGTATTTTCTGTATAAAAGGAATCATTATAGTCTGCTTCTCTCGTATCTTGATCTACTACTACGTTCTCTAATACTGATCCATAGCGGATAGCATGATAGATTTGAGGTTCCTTATCTTTTGACAGGTTGATGCATTTTGCATAGCATCCGCCTTCTATATTGAAAATGCCAGAAGTAGACCACCCATGCTCATCATCTCCAATTAAACGACGATTAGGGTCAGCGGATAATGTTGTTTTTCCAGTGCCAGATAACCCGAAAAATAAAGCAACATCTCCTTCAAATCCAACATTCGCTGAACAATGCATAGGTAAGATATTATTCTCTGGTAAGAGTAAGTTCATTACGGAGAATACAGACTTCTTCATCTCACCAGCGTATTCGGTACCACCAATTAAAATTGTTCGTTTTTCGAAGGAGATAATAATAAAGGTTTCAGAATTGGTTCCATCAACCTTCGGGTCTGCTTTAAAAGTAGGTGCTGAAATAATGGTGAACGGTTTTTCTGAGGAAGCTGTATCATCTTTCGTCCTGTTTATAAAAAGCTGCCCTGCAAATAAATTATGCCAAGCAAACTCATTAATGACCTTTAATGGAAGCTGGAATCGTTCATCTGCACCAGCAAATCCATCGAATATAAAGAACTCATCTCGTGATTTGAGATAGGAAATAACTTTGTTATATAGTAGATCGAAAGCTTCCTCTGAAATTGGTTGGTTTACAGTTCCCCAATTTATCTTTTTCTCCATTGAACGTTCTTTTACAATGAATTTGTCTCGAGGTGATCGACCGGTATAAGCACCTGTAGTAGCCCGAATTGCACCTGTAGAAGTTAAGATTCCTTCGTTGCGCTCAAGTACTTTTTCGACTAGCTGAGAAACGGATAAATTATGTTTTGCATTTGCTCCAGTAATTAAAATCTCGAGCTCATTTATTGTTTCTGCTAAATTCATCCCCATTACCTGCCTTTTTAATTTTATGGTACTCACTTCTCTTTTTCTCTGTGATTAACATCTGGAAATCCATCATACCCTACCCATTCATCCTATAATGGGAAAATGTTCATCTACTCCCAATTAGTATAACACATTAAGTTTAATAAAACATACTCATAATACAGTGTTCAGACAAGTTTTTCTTTTTGAACAGGGGGAGTAGTGCTTTTAGATCTATAGGATTTAGATACCTTTTAATTTTCGTAAACTTGTTGCTATTATTCAAGAGTCTGGTCTGGTTGAATCCTGCATAGGGAATTTCCTCCAGTCACATGAGTCTTTGTGGTGCTTACTTATTTCGACATTTTGGAGAGGTACACTCTTTTTGCAATCTGAAAGCCTTGAAGCGCTAAGTATTTAATTTTAATGCATTCGAACAAGTCACACTATCCATACTCGAACATATACTTTAAAGAAACTATAAAATTAATTTACTAATAAGGGAATAATAGAGCGCGGTAGTCAATTGCTCGGTGAAAGTCCGGCCTAAAGAAATTTTCATATATTAAGGGTAATCGGTCATACTAGGTAAAGAGGAAATTACCATGTTCATACCCATAGAACTTTTTTGAATCTGTCGATTTTTGTTGACACAGTAATCTTAGTGCGCTATGATATGTCCTTGAACGGATTCTCTTATCCCGAGCTGGTGGAGGGACAGGCCCTATGAAACCCAGCAACCTGCTGTCAAAGGAAAGCGAAGGGATGCGTACTAATGATATAGGAATAATTCTTGGCTTTTTGCCTTTGGAAGGTGCTTATGCATCATTCTAATTAGCTCCCTATGTTAACTAGCGTATTCCAAGCAACTATTTCCGACGCAAAGGTGCTAACCTGAAGCAAGGTGAAATTCCTTGATCGATAAGAGCGAAAGGCGATGACGATTATAAACCTTTCCTCTAGTGGGAAAGGTTTTTTTGATAACAGAAAACAAGTACTTCTTCGAGTTTTACCAGAACAAGCATGTGGTAAAGTACATAATTACTTCTGTTTTAGAAAGCATGCCAACGTGATTCTTTAAAGATAGTGTTCAGCTTTGTATGGCCTATATCATTAGG encodes the following:
- the pckA gene encoding phosphoenolpyruvate carboxykinase (ATP), with translation MNLAETINELEILITGANAKHNLSVSQLVEKVLERNEGILTSTGAIRATTGAYTGRSPRDKFIVKERSMEKKINWGTVNQPISEEAFDLLYNKVISYLKSRDEFFIFDGFAGADERFQLPLKVINEFAWHNLFAGQLFINRTKDDTASSEKPFTIISAPTFKADPKVDGTNSETFIIISFEKRTILIGGTEYAGEMKKSVFSVMNLLLPENNILPMHCSANVGFEGDVALFFGLSGTGKTTLSADPNRRLIGDDEHGWSTSGIFNIEGGCYAKCINLSKDKEPQIYHAIRYGSVLENVVVDQDTREADYNDSFYTENTRAAYSLSAIDKVIIPSIAGHPQTIVFLTADAFGVLPPISKLTREQAMYHFLSGYTSKLAGTERGVTAPEATFSTCFGSPFLPLPATIYASMLGQKIDEHEVQVFLVNTGWTGGEYGTGKRMKLKYTRAMVQAAVEGDLDNIETIQDEVFGLNIPIHVPGVPDDVLQPNQTWASYEDYLGKAKELATQFKNNFSKFSDVSPTIAKLGGPLQS
- a CDS encoding alpha/beta hydrolase family protein — its product is MNGQLISKTIFPSPNPKVRLWIVTYSSNGLKIKGLLAEPVETGMYDGFLYLRGGIKSVGMVRVGRITQFASEGFVVMAPFYRGNQGGEGNEDFAGEDRQDAISAKEILKNHPQVHAGRIHVFGFSRGGVMALLTGVHCKEVKSIVTWGGVSDMFLTYVEREDLRRMMKRVIGGSPTKFPDRYVWRTPLYHLEQVQAPVLIIHGVKDKNVSVEHAYRLEKRLNELNKPVESWYFHDYTHYFPPAINRETLHRLCSWMKKQ
- a CDS encoding ABC transporter substrate-binding protein, producing the protein MKKWFILVCTSFLILLSLSACNQNKIQNLKLAEVTHSIFYAPLYVAMEEGFFKEEGLDVELTTTWGGDKTMTALLSDGADIALVGSETSIYVEAQGSKDPVINFAQLTQTDGTFLVSREKMDNFEWDQLEGRTFLGQRKGGMPQMVGEFVLKQNGIDPTNDLELIQNIDFANIPSAFASGNGDYVQLFEPTASIFEKEGTGYIVASFGTESGHVPYTTFMAKESFLKENDEAAKKFTAAIYKAQQWVEENEVSKIAQSIAPQFEDTEIELIETVVARYKEQGSFSTDPILEEEEWNNLQNIMDEAGELPTRIDYDTLVNTTYAKDVMKK
- a CDS encoding DUF2584 domain-containing protein gives rise to the protein MGMPVEFNTIIVTKAKEQRIAENTFELLKDGYRIYPIDIPVEVRKTKTGEVTGEAVVEKLQLTENQTIITYKLIQLNSTN
- a CDS encoding ABC transporter permease; this encodes MKQHESIHLLHHQYLSGLKREKRWVRFYQVLIFICFIGLWEIAGQREWIDPLLFSYPSKIWELFLTKLSDGTLLSHIGVTLFETVLGFLLGTLLGTILAGILWWSPKLSNILDPYLVILNAMPKVALGPILIVALGPGFVSIIAMGTIISVIITTIVVYTSFEEVDSNYIKVLKTFGAPKQQIFKEAILPACYPTIVSTLKVNVGLSWVGVIVGEFLVSAKGLGYMIIYGFQVFNFSLVLLSLLIIAFFATLMYQGVELIERKLIKNEKKS
- a CDS encoding ABC transporter ATP-binding protein; the encoded protein is MSFLTVKNVHHIYLTKDSATVALEDVSLKVTEGEFVSFLGPSGCGKTTLLSIIAGLIQPIEGSVIIGNKPITKPDPMIGYMLQQDYLFPWKTIDENVTLGLKITGQKTPETVKKTLELLNEMGLTQVEKLYPSQLSGGMRQRAALVRTLATNPKILLLDEPFSALDYQTKLKLEDLVVETLKEYNKTALLVTHDIGEAIAMSDRIFIFQANPGRMVRTYDIPAEIRELPPFQARQHPAYTPLFQKIWKELDQHETT